In a single window of the Danio rerio strain Tuebingen ecotype United States chromosome 20, GRCz12tu, whole genome shotgun sequence genome:
- the hsdl1 gene encoding inactive hydroxysteroid dehydrogenase-like protein 1 (The RefSeq protein has 4 substitutions compared to this genomic sequence) — MAAVDSFQLLYREIARSCSGYVETLALVGACYMASKTVIFMRDCYSLIRLYFVPRLVRHRDLSQQYGQWAIICGASEAIAKAYAEELARHGICVILISKDLSSVSDTARLISNNYGVEAICIEADFNQGPSACKPIKDAISSKDIGFIVNSFDGTLEISQNFLELSESVLWGTIDRNIAATTLVTRLALPAMMERGRGAVVNISSGHCFHPIPRKAAFSASTAFLDNFSRSLQYEYGDQGVFVQSLLPFRVASQRPEGSAPPASWLVPSPQVYASHALSTLGISHRTTGYWPHSMQLGLVKMMPEWVWMLGSRVFTMAT; from the exons ATGGCCGCTGTTGACAGCTTCCAGCTTTTGTATAGAGAAATTGCTAGATCATGCAGTGGTTATGTGGAAACGCTGGCGCTCGTGGGCGCGTGTTACATGGCCAGCAAAACTGTTATATTTATGAGGGACTGCTATAGTCTGATAAGGCTTTATTTTGTTCCTCGTCTTGTGCGCCATAGAGATCTTAGTCAGCAATATGGACAATGGGCTATCATATGTG GTGCTTCAGAGGCAATAGCAAAAGCATATGCAGAGGAACTGGCCAGGCATGGCATCTGTGTGATCCTGATTAGCAAAGACCTCAGCAGTGTGTCGGACACTGCCAGACTAATCTCAAACAATTACGGCGTGGAGGCCATTTGTATTGAGGCAGACTTTAATCAAGGCCCCTCGGCCTGCAAACCCATAAAAGATGCCATCAGTAGTAAAGATATCGGTTTCCTTGTTAACAGTTTTGACGGGACTCTGGAGATTTCTCAAAACTTCCTAGAACTCTCTGAATCTGTACTGTGGGGCACTATCAATAGAAATATAGCAGCTACCACCCTTGTCACCCGCCTGGCACTGCCCGCTATGATGGAAAAGGGAAGAGGAGCAGTGGTCAACATTTCCTCAGGGCACTGCTTTCATCCGATTCCTAGAAAGGCAGCTTTTTCTGCATCTACG GCCTTTCTCGATAACTTCAGTCGCTCCCTGCACTATGAATATGGTGATCAAGGAGTCTTTGTGCAGAGTCTGCTGCCTTTTAGAGTCGCATCTCAAAGACCTGAGGGTTCTGCTCCTCCTGCTAGCTGGTTGGTGCCAAGCCCACAAGTGTATGCCAGCCACGCTCTTTCAACTTTAGGCATCTCTCACAGAACCACAGGATACTGGCCTCACAGTATGCAG